From the genome of Pyxidicoccus trucidator, one region includes:
- a CDS encoding GH1 family beta-glucosidase, giving the protein MRQFPPDFLWGVATSAFQIEGATQTDGRGESIWDRFAATPGKIADGTDGSVACDHYNRWKDDVETMRWLGVKSYRFSIAWPRILPLGRGKVNQAGMDFYSRLVDGLLTAGIEPMVTLYHWDLPQALDDKGGWTARDTVGAFVEYADEVSQVLGDRVSKWITHNEPWCISVLGYGNGEHAPGHKNWSEALAAAHHVLLSHGQAVSVIRANVKKAEVGITLNLCPAQPASPSAEDQDACRAFDGGFNRWYLDPIYGKGYPQDVIADHVAAGRIASEKLDFVRPGDLEAMAAPTDFLGVNYYSRGIIRSDRIPESQNAPRTVHAEPEKTDMDWEVYAGALTDLLLRLKKDYNPKRIYITENGAAYSTGPDADGRVRDTKRVHYLRTHLEASLDAIKQGVPLAGYFAWSLMDNFEWAWGYQKRFGLVFVDYATQKRIPKDSAHLYRAVVARNGLDVELAA; this is encoded by the coding sequence ATGCGGCAGTTCCCTCCTGACTTTCTCTGGGGTGTGGCCACCTCGGCCTTCCAGATTGAAGGCGCCACCCAGACAGACGGACGTGGCGAGTCCATCTGGGACCGGTTCGCCGCCACGCCGGGCAAGATTGCCGACGGTACGGACGGCTCCGTCGCGTGCGACCACTACAACCGCTGGAAGGACGACGTGGAGACGATGCGCTGGCTGGGCGTCAAGTCCTACCGGTTCTCCATCGCGTGGCCGCGCATCCTCCCGCTGGGCCGGGGCAAGGTGAACCAGGCCGGCATGGACTTCTACTCGCGCCTGGTGGACGGGCTGCTCACCGCGGGCATCGAGCCCATGGTGACGCTCTACCACTGGGACCTCCCGCAGGCCCTGGACGACAAGGGCGGCTGGACGGCGCGCGACACGGTGGGCGCCTTCGTCGAGTACGCGGACGAAGTGAGCCAGGTGCTCGGCGACCGCGTGTCGAAGTGGATTACCCACAACGAGCCCTGGTGCATCAGCGTGCTGGGCTACGGCAACGGTGAGCACGCCCCGGGCCACAAGAACTGGAGCGAGGCGCTCGCCGCCGCCCACCACGTGCTGCTGTCGCACGGGCAGGCGGTGTCCGTCATCCGCGCCAACGTGAAGAAGGCGGAGGTGGGCATCACCCTCAACCTGTGCCCCGCCCAGCCCGCATCCCCCAGCGCCGAGGACCAGGACGCCTGCCGTGCCTTCGACGGCGGCTTCAACCGCTGGTACCTGGACCCCATCTACGGCAAGGGCTACCCGCAGGACGTCATCGCGGACCACGTGGCCGCCGGCCGCATCGCCTCGGAGAAGCTGGACTTCGTGCGCCCCGGTGATTTGGAGGCCATGGCCGCGCCCACCGACTTCCTGGGCGTGAACTACTACTCGCGCGGCATCATCCGCAGCGACCGCATCCCCGAGTCGCAGAACGCCCCCCGCACCGTCCATGCCGAGCCGGAGAAGACGGACATGGACTGGGAGGTGTACGCGGGCGCGCTCACCGACCTGCTGCTGCGCCTGAAGAAGGACTACAACCCCAAGCGCATCTACATCACCGAGAACGGGGCCGCCTACTCCACGGGCCCCGACGCGGACGGGCGCGTGCGTGACACCAAGCGCGTGCACTACCTGCGCACGCACCTGGAGGCGTCGCTGGACGCAATCAAACAGGGCGTGCCGCTCGCGGGCTACTTCGCCTGGTCCCTCATGGACAACTTCGAGTGGGCCTGGGGCTACCAGAAGCGCTTCGGCCTGGTCTTCGTGGACTACGCCACCCAGAAGCGCATCCCCAAGGACAGCGCTCATCTCTACCGCGCCGTGGTGGCGCGCAACGGCCTGGACGTGGAGCTGGCGGCATGA
- a CDS encoding glycoside hydrolase family 2 TIM barrel-domain containing protein — protein sequence MNSLILVTCLAASLSQTPAPAAAPATTGPNSNNPTAAGPAPAEPKATEPAPAAPGSEAPAAPAAAAPVAPPADAPVAAPAPVLRPREVSVSAVANVRVHRDERGFKLQVDGRDFPIHGMNWGYTPIGENYRYSLWNQQEGFIRAVLSREMTLLRDMGVNAIRQFDDIPPQWVEYIYRNYGIYTVVNPLMGRYGTNVNGVMVPNTDYSNPVHRQALLTDLAQKVEKYHATPGVLMWMLGNENNYGLHWTGFEIQPLPGQEDAARAESLYSLMGEAARTIKARDTHHPVSIANGDLQYIDLIARLAPDLDILGSNVYRGPSARDLFDEVLRKLDKPVMFTEFGADAYDAKAGREDHLAQAEYLRKQWEEIYSQSYGQGRAQNAIGGFVFQWVDGWWKMGQEANLSVHDTTASWPNGGYPSDFVDGQNNMNEEWFGICALGPEDEAGIARVQPRTAYYVLQAAFRLDPYSPTTNADTIREHFAGIRPTEMSRGYESSVALARAEELSAVRVSNLRLLLDSSLSRGSIATARANQVAADHTESIFFDLALQPASGVYGRASFNVVGNVARNRLNNLFYENRGTQPTPTTGVGSSQVPPTTGNGAVGQQLGLERFALYQAEFKLDRQDFALEGFYRTGHYHWGEEGDFFNLYREANYGPNIDIYHGNAPFGVVFAGKKNLEGLKVAVGPELYWGANPSIVAKYQRSVGPLGVTLIHQEDIARGSSQQTSSVIRERVARRTALSFQYNRGPMELEFGGILAAPQRIGEEFSWARRTDGTSYMNSGYEVLQDKVQFLDTLGAKARLTYDMGAVRWFVQSSFRGLVADGGPEQTTVLTGWSLRESGRGNHYAGQAGVSWQVNSTFQISPNLLYQKPLIGPNPTLGDAYDATTGRYYPGLRPRSVLTEAFSVLDNRETLGAELLLTFDPTPGTWFWSWDREMREDAPFAAGLDLVYRRQPTSRDAGIATLADGSTVAFGTAPPARDEWETTLRMVGNPSRRLKLYGTAFVGSNQSPGEDARQVHRYGVDGSVLLDTLLLTAQVHLNNWGPYDYHRVFNLTYPLQLGGDLSYGLKRPVLGSVTTRFGLRGLVRYLNEYSEGLSTMALADGLDGREFEVGAYAILSL from the coding sequence ATGAATTCCCTCATCCTCGTGACGTGTCTGGCGGCGTCGCTGTCCCAGACGCCTGCCCCCGCCGCGGCGCCCGCGACGACGGGCCCCAACAGCAACAACCCCACGGCCGCCGGGCCCGCGCCCGCCGAGCCGAAGGCCACCGAGCCCGCCCCGGCGGCGCCCGGCTCCGAAGCCCCGGCGGCCCCCGCCGCTGCCGCACCGGTGGCGCCTCCGGCCGACGCACCGGTGGCCGCCCCTGCCCCCGTGCTGCGGCCCCGGGAGGTGTCGGTCTCCGCCGTGGCCAACGTGCGCGTCCACCGCGACGAGCGCGGCTTCAAGCTCCAGGTGGACGGGCGTGACTTCCCCATCCACGGCATGAACTGGGGCTACACGCCCATTGGCGAGAACTACCGCTACTCGCTGTGGAACCAGCAGGAAGGCTTCATCCGCGCGGTGCTGTCGCGGGAGATGACGCTGCTGCGCGACATGGGCGTCAACGCCATCCGCCAGTTCGACGACATCCCCCCGCAGTGGGTGGAGTACATCTACCGGAACTACGGCATCTACACCGTGGTGAACCCGCTGATGGGCCGCTACGGCACCAACGTCAACGGCGTCATGGTGCCCAACACCGACTACTCCAACCCGGTGCACCGCCAGGCGCTGCTCACGGACCTGGCGCAGAAGGTGGAGAAGTACCACGCCACGCCCGGCGTGCTGATGTGGATGCTGGGCAACGAGAACAACTACGGCCTGCACTGGACGGGCTTCGAAATCCAGCCGCTGCCCGGCCAGGAGGACGCCGCCCGCGCGGAGTCCCTCTACTCGCTGATGGGCGAGGCGGCGCGGACAATCAAGGCCCGCGACACGCACCACCCGGTGTCCATCGCCAACGGCGACCTGCAGTACATCGACCTGATTGCGCGACTGGCCCCGGACCTGGACATCCTCGGCTCCAACGTCTACCGCGGCCCGTCGGCGCGCGACTTGTTCGACGAGGTGCTGCGCAAGCTGGACAAGCCGGTGATGTTCACCGAGTTCGGCGCGGACGCGTATGACGCGAAGGCCGGGCGCGAGGACCACCTGGCGCAGGCGGAGTACCTGCGCAAGCAGTGGGAGGAAATCTACTCGCAGAGCTACGGCCAGGGCCGCGCGCAGAACGCGATTGGCGGCTTCGTGTTCCAGTGGGTGGATGGCTGGTGGAAGATGGGCCAGGAGGCCAACCTCTCCGTCCACGACACCACCGCCTCGTGGCCCAACGGCGGCTACCCGTCCGACTTCGTGGACGGGCAGAACAACATGAACGAGGAGTGGTTCGGCATCTGCGCGCTGGGCCCCGAGGACGAGGCCGGCATCGCCCGGGTGCAGCCGCGCACCGCCTACTACGTCCTCCAGGCGGCCTTCCGCCTGGACCCGTACTCCCCCACCACCAACGCGGACACCATCCGCGAGCACTTCGCGGGCATCCGTCCCACGGAGATGTCCCGGGGCTACGAGTCCTCCGTGGCGCTGGCGCGCGCGGAGGAATTGAGCGCGGTGCGCGTGTCCAACCTGCGCCTGTTGCTGGACAGCTCGCTGTCTCGCGGAAGCATCGCGACGGCGCGGGCCAACCAGGTGGCCGCGGACCACACCGAGTCCATCTTCTTCGACCTGGCGCTCCAGCCGGCCTCCGGCGTGTACGGGCGTGCCTCGTTCAACGTCGTGGGCAACGTGGCGCGAAACCGGCTCAACAACCTCTTCTATGAGAACCGGGGCACGCAGCCGACGCCGACCACGGGCGTGGGCTCCTCGCAGGTGCCGCCCACCACTGGCAACGGGGCCGTGGGCCAGCAATTGGGACTGGAGCGCTTCGCGCTGTACCAGGCCGAGTTCAAGCTGGACCGGCAGGACTTCGCGCTCGAGGGCTTCTACCGCACCGGCCACTACCACTGGGGCGAGGAGGGCGACTTCTTCAACCTCTACCGCGAGGCCAACTACGGGCCGAACATCGACATCTACCACGGCAACGCGCCCTTCGGCGTCGTGTTCGCCGGCAAGAAGAACCTGGAAGGCCTCAAGGTGGCGGTGGGCCCCGAGCTGTACTGGGGCGCCAACCCGTCCATCGTCGCCAAGTACCAGCGCAGCGTCGGCCCGCTCGGCGTGACGCTGATACACCAGGAGGACATCGCCCGGGGCTCGTCGCAGCAGACCAGCTCCGTCATCCGCGAGCGCGTGGCGCGCCGCACGGCGCTGAGCTTCCAGTACAACCGCGGCCCCATGGAGCTGGAGTTCGGCGGCATCCTCGCCGCGCCCCAGCGCATCGGTGAGGAGTTCTCCTGGGCGCGGCGCACGGACGGCACCAGCTACATGAACAGCGGCTACGAGGTGCTCCAGGACAAGGTGCAGTTCCTGGACACGCTCGGCGCGAAGGCGCGGCTCACCTACGACATGGGCGCGGTGCGCTGGTTCGTCCAGTCCTCCTTCCGCGGCCTCGTCGCGGACGGCGGCCCGGAGCAGACCACCGTGCTGACGGGCTGGAGCCTGCGCGAGAGCGGCCGTGGCAACCACTACGCCGGACAGGCGGGCGTGTCGTGGCAGGTGAACAGCACCTTCCAGATTTCGCCCAACCTGCTCTACCAGAAGCCCCTCATCGGGCCGAACCCGACGCTCGGCGACGCGTACGACGCGACGACGGGGCGGTACTACCCGGGCCTCCGGCCGCGCAGCGTGCTGACGGAAGCCTTCAGCGTGCTGGACAACCGCGAGACGCTGGGCGCCGAGTTGCTGCTCACCTTCGACCCGACGCCGGGCACGTGGTTCTGGTCCTGGGACAGGGAGATGCGCGAGGACGCGCCCTTCGCCGCGGGCCTGGACCTGGTCTACCGCCGGCAGCCGACGTCGCGTGACGCGGGCATCGCCACCCTCGCGGACGGCAGCACGGTGGCCTTCGGCACCGCGCCTCCGGCTCGCGACGAGTGGGAGACGACGCTGCGCATGGTGGGTAACCCCAGCCGGCGCCTGAAGCTGTACGGCACGGCCTTCGTGGGCAGCAACCAGTCCCCGGGTGAGGACGCGCGGCAGGTCCACCGCTACGGAGTGGACGGCTCGGTGCTGCTGGACACGCTGCTCCTCACGGCGCAGGTGCACCTGAACAACTGGGGCCCCTACGACTACCACCGCGTGTTCAACCTGACCTACCCGCTCCAGCTCGGTGGAGACCTGTCGTATGGCCTCAAGCGCCCCGTGCTGGGCTCGGTGACGACGCGCTTCGGCCTGCGGGGCCTGGTGCGCTACCTGAATGAGTACTCGGAGGGCCTCAGCACGATGGCCCTGGCGGACGGCCTGGACGGCCGCGAATTCGAGGTGGGGGCCTATGCAATCCTTTCGCTCTGA
- a CDS encoding ABC transporter ATP-binding protein, whose protein sequence is MSAPLLEATRLSRTVPIGGFLSRARRTLLDGVSFSLERGEIVALVGESGSGKSTLARVLARLDTPDGGSLKLGGAEVLAGERRATLEYRGRVQMVFQDPFASLNPVHTVAHHLERPLLRHGRATGTDLKARVHALLESVGLTPAESFARRFPHELSGGQRQRVAVARALAVEPDVIIADEPTSMLDVSTRRGVLQLLRGLTRERGIGILFITHDLASARHLADRILVLYAGKVVESGRTSEVLAAPRHPYTRLLLSAVPDGADFLRAPLPVKAAAGPVPLHGCAFAPRCPHADARCHDTLPAEHLPAADHHVRCHLEASKGVPDDAAVPS, encoded by the coding sequence ATGAGCGCCCCCCTGCTCGAGGCCACCCGGCTCTCGAGGACCGTCCCCATCGGCGGCTTCCTGTCGCGCGCCCGGCGCACGCTGCTGGACGGCGTGTCCTTCTCCCTGGAGCGCGGCGAAATCGTCGCGCTGGTGGGCGAGTCCGGCAGCGGCAAGAGCACGCTGGCCCGGGTGCTGGCGCGGTTGGATACGCCAGACGGCGGAAGCCTGAAGCTCGGAGGCGCGGAGGTGCTCGCCGGAGAGCGGCGCGCGACGCTGGAGTACCGGGGCCGCGTGCAGATGGTGTTCCAGGACCCGTTCGCCTCCCTCAACCCCGTCCACACCGTGGCGCACCACCTGGAGCGCCCCCTGCTGCGCCATGGCCGCGCCACGGGGACGGACTTGAAGGCGCGCGTCCACGCGCTGCTGGAGTCGGTGGGGCTGACGCCGGCCGAGTCCTTCGCCCGGCGCTTCCCGCACGAGCTGTCCGGAGGCCAGCGCCAGCGCGTGGCGGTGGCGCGGGCGCTGGCGGTGGAGCCGGACGTCATCATCGCGGACGAGCCCACCTCCATGCTGGACGTGTCCACCCGCCGCGGCGTGCTCCAGTTGCTGCGCGGCCTGACGCGCGAGCGGGGCATCGGCATCCTCTTCATCACCCACGACCTGGCCAGCGCGCGCCACCTCGCGGACCGAATCCTCGTGCTGTACGCGGGCAAGGTCGTCGAGTCCGGCCGCACCTCGGAAGTCCTCGCGGCGCCCCGGCACCCGTACACGCGGCTGCTGCTGTCCGCCGTGCCGGATGGCGCGGACTTCCTGCGCGCGCCGCTGCCCGTGAAGGCCGCGGCGGGCCCGGTGCCGCTACACGGCTGCGCCTTCGCGCCCCGCTGTCCCCACGCGGACGCGCGCTGCCACGACACCCTTCCCGCTGAACACCTCCCCGCGGCGGACCACCACGTCCGCTGCCACCTTGAAGCCTCGAAAGGAGTCCCCGACGATGCGGCAGTTCCCTCCTGA
- a CDS encoding dipeptide/oligopeptide/nickel ABC transporter permease/ATP-binding protein, producing the protein MRDSIRRLLRHRKAAVGGGILLFFLVLALVGPWLVMDPSDLVGRPHQPPSREHLFGTTGQGQDVLAQTVVGARETLAIGFAVGALVTLVGALVGVTAGYLGRRVDDALTLTTNVFLVIPGLPLAIVLGAYLPSGPLRMVAVLTVAGWAWNARVFRAEALALANRDFVAAAVVAGESRSRIVARELLPNMASLVGSSFIGNTLYAVGAQVGLEFLGLGDVGSVTWGTNLYWAGNDAALLTRSWWIFVPTGVCIALVGFSLTLLSSAIDELTNPALREPPKAPPVKAVVTAAQAEPLPPGVLLSVRELSIEYATERGPSRVVDSVSFDIAPGEVFGLAGESGSGKSTIGYGLLRLLPPAASITQGRIILGGTDVTALDEASLRAFRWAQVSMVFQSAMSALNPVLTLGEQFHDTLAAHGRTSRAASYARARELLAMVGLEPKLVNAWPHQLSGGMRQRVGIALALALEPKLVVMDEPTTALDVVVQKELLQRVIELKGRLGFSVLFITHDLPLLLALADRVGILQGGKLVEVDTAQRLRTDARHPYTRLLLSSFPHLTAADADGPLADAALAANELAPARAALRGGHR; encoded by the coding sequence ATGCGTGATTCCATCCGACGTCTGCTCCGCCACCGGAAGGCCGCGGTGGGCGGTGGCATCCTGCTGTTCTTCCTCGTCCTCGCGCTCGTCGGGCCGTGGCTCGTCATGGACCCGAGCGACCTCGTGGGCCGGCCGCACCAGCCACCCTCGCGGGAGCACCTGTTCGGCACCACGGGCCAGGGCCAGGACGTGCTCGCGCAGACGGTGGTGGGCGCGCGCGAGACGCTGGCCATCGGCTTCGCGGTGGGCGCGCTCGTCACGCTGGTGGGCGCGCTGGTGGGCGTGACGGCCGGCTACCTGGGCCGCCGGGTGGACGACGCGCTGACGCTCACCACCAACGTGTTCCTCGTCATCCCTGGCCTGCCGCTGGCCATCGTCCTGGGCGCGTACCTGCCCTCCGGCCCGCTGCGCATGGTGGCGGTGCTGACGGTGGCCGGCTGGGCGTGGAATGCGCGCGTCTTCCGCGCCGAGGCGCTGGCCCTGGCCAACCGCGACTTCGTGGCCGCGGCGGTGGTGGCGGGCGAGAGCCGCTCGCGCATCGTCGCCCGGGAGCTGCTCCCCAACATGGCGTCGCTGGTGGGCTCGTCGTTCATCGGAAACACGCTCTACGCCGTGGGCGCCCAGGTGGGCCTGGAGTTCCTCGGCCTGGGGGACGTGGGCTCGGTGACGTGGGGCACCAACCTCTACTGGGCCGGCAACGACGCGGCGCTGCTGACGCGCTCGTGGTGGATTTTCGTCCCCACCGGCGTGTGCATCGCGCTCGTGGGCTTCTCGCTCACCCTGCTCAGCTCCGCCATCGACGAGCTGACCAACCCCGCGCTCCGCGAGCCGCCCAAGGCGCCCCCCGTGAAGGCCGTCGTCACGGCCGCGCAGGCCGAGCCGCTGCCGCCCGGCGTGCTGCTCAGCGTGCGTGAGCTGTCCATCGAGTACGCCACGGAGCGCGGCCCATCACGGGTGGTGGACTCGGTGTCCTTCGACATCGCCCCCGGCGAGGTCTTCGGTCTGGCCGGCGAGTCCGGCAGCGGCAAGTCCACCATCGGCTACGGGCTGCTGCGGCTGCTGCCTCCGGCCGCGAGCATCACCCAGGGGCGAATCATTCTCGGGGGCACGGACGTCACCGCCCTGGACGAAGCGTCCCTGCGCGCCTTCCGCTGGGCGCAGGTGTCCATGGTCTTCCAGAGCGCGATGAGCGCGCTCAACCCCGTCCTCACGCTGGGCGAGCAGTTCCACGACACGCTGGCGGCGCACGGGCGCACCTCGCGGGCGGCCTCGTATGCCCGCGCGCGGGAGCTGCTGGCCATGGTGGGGCTGGAGCCGAAGCTGGTGAATGCCTGGCCGCACCAGCTGTCGGGCGGCATGCGCCAGCGGGTGGGCATTGCCCTGGCGCTGGCGCTGGAGCCGAAGCTGGTGGTGATGGACGAGCCCACCACCGCGCTGGACGTGGTGGTGCAGAAGGAGCTGCTCCAGCGGGTGATTGAGCTGAAGGGCCGGCTGGGCTTCTCCGTGCTGTTCATCACCCACGACTTGCCGCTGCTGCTCGCGCTGGCGGACCGGGTGGGCATCCTCCAGGGCGGCAAGCTGGTGGAGGTGGACACCGCGCAGCGCCTGCGCACGGACGCGCGCCACCCGTACACGCGCCTGCTGCTGTCGTCCTTCCCCCACCTCACCGCCGCCGACGCGGACGGGCCGCTCGCGGACGCCGCGCTCGCGGCCAACGAGCTGGCGCCCGCGCGGGCCGCGCTCCGAGGAGGTCACCGATGA
- a CDS encoding putative glycoside hydrolase produces the protein MKKPAYALLLLLAACRPEPGAPDYENNAPFARPDAGTDPSAGGLPGPFPFQEGQRRLGVGFYEGGRSEDIAIDNTTTHVYLYENTVTMEPSDDHIEGRAAELVVHAGKAWLGFGVHWDTPRNLDAWKTLHVSLKSEDAGFANVTVAMNDTTSSIQLDAKKYGYVNDGAWHHLAIPLTDYTAKGLKLNAVNSPFALFSGAGPAADKLVLDNLYFTAD, from the coding sequence ATGAAGAAGCCCGCATACGCGCTGTTGCTGTTGCTGGCCGCGTGCCGCCCGGAGCCGGGCGCGCCGGACTACGAGAACAACGCCCCGTTCGCCCGTCCGGACGCGGGCACGGACCCCAGCGCGGGAGGGCTGCCGGGGCCGTTCCCCTTCCAGGAGGGACAGCGCCGGCTGGGCGTGGGGTTCTACGAGGGCGGCCGCTCCGAGGACATCGCCATCGACAACACCACCACGCACGTCTACCTGTACGAGAACACCGTCACGATGGAGCCGTCCGACGACCACATCGAGGGCCGCGCGGCGGAGCTCGTGGTGCACGCGGGCAAGGCGTGGCTGGGCTTCGGCGTGCACTGGGACACGCCGCGCAACCTGGACGCGTGGAAGACGCTGCACGTCAGCCTCAAGTCGGAGGACGCCGGCTTCGCCAACGTGACGGTGGCGATGAACGACACCACCAGCAGCATCCAGCTCGACGCGAAGAAGTACGGGTACGTGAATGACGGCGCGTGGCACCACCTGGCCATCCCGCTGACGGACTACACGGCGAAGGGGCTCAAGCTCAACGCCGTCAACTCGCCCTTCGCCCTCTTCTCGGGTGCGGGTCCGGCGGCCGACAAGCTGGTGCTGGACAACCTGTACTTCACGGCGGACTGA
- a CDS encoding ABC transporter permease produces MNYVLRRLGFYLLAAWASLTLNFVIPRLAPGDPASAMFARFEGRIQPEAMEALRAAFGFTNAPLHLQYLTYMRHLFSGDLGMSYAYYPSRVSDVIGTGLVWTLGLAGCAVIFSFALGSLLGVLAAWNRGGWMDSALAPALALLGAFPYFWLAMLALYLFGFGLGWFPLRHAYSHDLEPALSFAFAADVAKHAVLPAASIVVATLGGWMLSMRNTMVATLGTDTLRLAHAKGLPPRQVMLRYAARNALLPNVTGFGMALGFVLSGSLLTEIVFSYPGTGYLLILAVRNQDYPLMQGLFLVITLAVLAANFAVDLVCLWLDPRTRAHA; encoded by the coding sequence ATGAACTACGTCCTCCGGCGGCTCGGCTTCTACCTGCTCGCGGCCTGGGCCTCGCTCACGCTGAACTTCGTCATCCCCCGGCTGGCCCCGGGCGACCCGGCCTCCGCCATGTTCGCCCGCTTCGAGGGCCGCATCCAGCCCGAGGCCATGGAGGCCCTGCGCGCCGCCTTCGGCTTCACCAACGCCCCTCTGCACCTGCAGTACCTCACGTACATGCGGCACCTGTTCTCCGGGGACCTGGGGATGTCCTACGCGTACTACCCGTCGCGCGTGTCGGACGTCATCGGCACCGGCCTGGTGTGGACGCTGGGACTGGCCGGCTGCGCGGTCATCTTCAGCTTCGCGCTGGGCTCGCTGCTCGGGGTGCTGGCCGCGTGGAACCGCGGCGGGTGGATGGACTCGGCGCTGGCGCCCGCGCTCGCCCTCCTGGGGGCCTTCCCCTACTTCTGGCTGGCGATGCTGGCGCTGTACCTCTTCGGCTTCGGGCTGGGGTGGTTCCCGCTGCGCCACGCGTACTCGCATGACCTGGAGCCGGCGCTGTCCTTCGCCTTCGCGGCGGACGTGGCGAAGCACGCGGTGCTGCCGGCGGCCTCCATCGTCGTGGCCACGCTGGGTGGGTGGATGCTGAGCATGCGCAACACCATGGTGGCCACGCTGGGCACGGACACGCTGCGGCTGGCGCACGCGAAGGGGCTGCCGCCCCGGCAGGTGATGCTGCGCTACGCCGCGCGCAACGCGCTGCTGCCCAACGTCACCGGCTTCGGCATGGCGCTGGGCTTCGTGCTGAGCGGCTCGCTGCTGACGGAGATCGTCTTCTCGTACCCGGGCACCGGGTACCTGCTCATCCTCGCGGTGCGCAACCAGGACTACCCGCTGATGCAGGGGCTCTTCCTGGTCATCACCCTGGCGGTGCTCGCCGCCAACTTCGCCGTCGACCTCGTCTGCCTGTGGCTGGACCCGAGGACCCGCGCCCATGCGTGA
- a CDS encoding ABC transporter substrate-binding protein — MRRALWLLPVLWMSCTSEPRPRPPGVLFVSVEQQSAWVRNFNPLFAGAGSRWPTRAGIHECMEVFTPSTGQWVPWLATGHAWSEDRKTLRFTLREGVRWSDGRPFTAEDVAYTFTLLKKHPALDAGGVWRFVSEVRAEGPHTVAFHFSRIYIPGFAELAHQPLVPRHVWEKVADPVTFTNPEPVATGPFTEVRVFRNQVYELGRNPHYWQPGKPAVDALRFLAFPTNDQANLALVEGEVDWAGNFVPAVDRTFVSKDPQHHARWFPLFGSTVFLYPNTTLPPLDDVRVRKALSMAIDRERLVDIAMYGYTRPADSTALNDSYTGWRDAEAAKGAWVRHDLAAANQLLDEAGLKRGPDGMRLLADGQRMEFQIEVVGGWSDWVRAGQVLVRDLRKAGIHANLKTYEFGAWNARLQKGEFQLSIAWSLDGPTPYTFYKWLVSKNTVRPVGEVAAANWHRFGDAEADALLTRFETEASPEAQKELMAAVQRRFSETAPAIPLFPNPSWGEANSRRFTGFPSAANPYARLSPHAEPDSLLVLTTLAPREP, encoded by the coding sequence ATGAGGCGCGCGCTCTGGCTGCTGCCCGTCCTGTGGATGTCCTGCACCTCGGAGCCGCGCCCGCGTCCTCCGGGCGTGCTGTTCGTCTCCGTGGAGCAACAGAGCGCGTGGGTCCGCAACTTCAACCCGCTGTTCGCGGGAGCAGGCTCGCGCTGGCCCACGCGGGCCGGCATCCATGAGTGCATGGAGGTGTTCACCCCCTCTACCGGCCAGTGGGTGCCGTGGCTGGCCACGGGGCACGCCTGGTCGGAAGACCGGAAGACGCTGCGCTTCACGCTGCGAGAGGGCGTGCGCTGGTCCGACGGCCGCCCCTTCACGGCGGAGGACGTGGCCTACACCTTCACGCTCCTCAAGAAGCACCCCGCCCTGGACGCGGGCGGCGTGTGGCGCTTCGTGTCGGAGGTGCGAGCGGAGGGGCCGCACACGGTGGCCTTCCATTTCTCCCGCATCTACATCCCCGGCTTCGCGGAGCTGGCGCACCAGCCGCTGGTGCCGCGCCACGTCTGGGAGAAGGTGGCGGACCCGGTGACCTTCACCAACCCGGAGCCGGTGGCGACGGGGCCCTTCACCGAGGTGCGCGTCTTCCGCAACCAGGTGTACGAGCTGGGGCGCAACCCGCACTACTGGCAGCCCGGCAAGCCCGCCGTGGACGCGCTGCGCTTCCTGGCCTTCCCCACCAATGACCAGGCCAACCTCGCGCTGGTGGAGGGCGAGGTGGACTGGGCCGGCAACTTCGTGCCCGCCGTGGACCGCACCTTCGTGTCCAAGGACCCGCAACACCACGCGCGTTGGTTCCCGCTCTTCGGCAGCACCGTCTTCCTCTACCCCAACACCACGCTCCCACCGCTGGACGACGTGCGCGTGCGCAAGGCGCTGAGCATGGCCATCGACCGGGAGCGGCTGGTGGACATCGCCATGTACGGCTACACGCGCCCGGCGGACTCCACGGCCCTCAATGACTCGTACACCGGCTGGCGGGACGCGGAGGCCGCGAAGGGCGCTTGGGTGCGCCACGACCTGGCGGCCGCCAACCAATTGCTGGACGAGGCGGGCCTGAAGCGGGGGCCGGACGGCATGCGGCTGCTGGCGGACGGGCAGCGGATGGAGTTCCAAATCGAGGTGGTGGGCGGCTGGTCCGACTGGGTGCGCGCCGGGCAGGTGCTGGTGCGGGACCTCCGCAAGGCGGGCATCCACGCAAACTTGAAGACGTACGAGTTCGGCGCCTGGAACGCGCGCCTGCAGAAGGGCGAGTTCCAGCTCTCCATCGCCTGGTCGCTGGACGGGCCCACGCCGTACACCTTCTACAAGTGGCTGGTGTCCAAGAACACGGTGCGCCCGGTGGGCGAGGTGGCGGCGGCCAACTGGCACCGCTTCGGCGACGCGGAGGCGGACGCGCTGCTGACGCGCTTCGAGACGGAGGCGTCTCCCGAGGCGCAGAAGGAGCTGATGGCCGCGGTGCAGCGGCGCTTCTCCGAGACGGCGCCCGCCATTCCCCTCTTCCCGAACCCGTCCTGGGGTGAGGCCAACTCGCGGCGCTTCACGGGCTTTCCCAGCGCGGCGAATCCCTACGCACGCCTGTCCCCCCACGCCGAGCCCGACAGCCTGCTGGTGCTGACGACACTCGCCCCGAGGGAGCCCTGA